The DNA sequence CAGGTGACGGGAGCAAGAACCGGGGACTTTTTGGAAAACAAAGCATAAAAGCCTTTTCTTTTTCAAAAAATGGTATTATAATAGCGAGCGGGGAGCGGAGGCTCCCTTACTTGCGTTAGATGTAAAATGGTTTGAATAAGCATAGAAATGAGGAAATTTATGGCATATCAGATTATTACGGATGGTTCCTGTGATTTAGGAGTAGATATTCCAAGAGAAAATGGTATTCGAGTAGTACCTTTTTATGTAACCTTTGATGGACAGAACTATAAAAAGGAAATAGAAGAGGTGGGAGTAAGAACTTTTTATCAGGAGATGGTGGATCATCAAAATGTATTTCCAAAGTCTTCTTTACCGTCTGTACAGGATTATGCAGAGGTTTTTGAAGAATATGCAAAAGAGGGACTTGATATTATTTGCCTTTGTATTACCACTAAGTTCAGTGGTTCCTATAATTCTGCAAAAACTGCGGCAGAGATAACGAATGAGAATTATCCCGATATTCGGATTGAAGTAATAGATACAACTGTGAATACAGTGTTGCAGGGAATTTTAGTTCTAGAAGCAGTGCGTATGAAGAAAAATGGTTTGACTTTTGAAGAAAGCATAGAGCAGATTAATCGTATTAAGTCTACCGGACGTATTATTTTTACAGTAGGAAATTATGAGTACCTGATGCATGGCGGCAGAATAGGAAAGTTAATGGGTACCGCAGCTTCCACATTGGGAATTAAGCCTTTGATTATGCTAAGAGAGGGAGAAATCTTTCCTACCGGAATTACAAGAAATCGCACAAAGGCGAAGAAACGTCTGATTGAGCAGACAAAGGAATATTTTGAAAAGATTCAGGAATCGCCGGATGATTATCAGATTGTAGTAGGATATGGATATGATAGAGAGGAAGCAGTGGAATTTCGGGATGCATTGCTGGCTTCTTTAAAAACGTATTCTAATATTAATGATATTGATATTTACCAGATTGGAGCTACCATTGGAGTGCACACCGGTCCTTATCCAATTGGACTTGGATTAATAAGAAAATACGATAGATAAATAGTGGAGGAGTTATGCAGATTATTATTGTGGGTTGTGGAAATGTAGGAACAACCCTGACAGAGCAGTTAAGTAAGGAAGGTCATAATATTACCGTAGTGGATACCAATGCTGCAAAGGTAGAGGATATAGCAAATCGCTATGATGTAATGGGAATCGTGGGAAATGGTGCAAGTTTTTTGATTCAGAATGAAGCGGGAATTAATGAAGCAGATTTAATGATTGCAGTAACTACATCAGATGAACTGAATCTGTTGTGTTGTCTCATTGCAAAAAAAGCAGGAGATTGTCACACCATTGCCAGAGTGCGTAATCCAATTTATAACAAAGAAATTGCTTTTATTAAGGAAGAACTTGGATTATCGATGGTCATTAATCCGGAACAGGCAGCGGCCAATGAAATTGCGAGATTGTTAAAATTTCCTTCCGCCATTAAGGTGGATACCTTTGCAAAGGGAAAGGTGGAATTGCTGAAGTGTAAGTTAGGGGAAGATTCTCCTTTGGTAGGACGCCCACTAACTGACATATCTGCAAAACTTCATTGTGATGTATTGATTTGTACTGTAGAGCGTGGCGACGAAGCATTTATTCCTTCCGGAAACTTTGAATTGCAGGCGAAGGATGTTATTTCTGTGGTAGCTTCGCCTAAGAAAGCTAATGAATTTTTTAAGAAAATAGGAATGACCACCAATCGTATCAAGAATTGTATGATTGTCGGAGGTGGTGAAACTACTTATTATCTTGCACAGCAGCTTTTACCCATGGGTATTGAAGTGAAAATTATTGAGCAGAACAAGGAAAGATGTAATGAATTAAGTGAACTTTTACCACAGGCAATGATTATCTGCGGAGACGGGACAGAGCGAAATTTGCTTCATGAGGAGGGAATTGAAAAGACACAGGCATTTGTGGCTTGGACCAACTTGGATGAAGAGAATATTATGCTTACACTTTTCGCAAAGAGTATTTCTAAAGCTAAGAATGTAACAAAGGTACATCGTATTGAGTATGATGAGATTATTGAAGGGCTTGATTTGGGAAGTGTGCTGTATCCGAAAAATATTACTGCAGAGTATATTATTCAATATGTGCGTGCGATGCAGAACTCTATCGGAAGTAACATAGAGACGCTTTATCAGTTAATTGAAAATAAGGTAGAGGCATTGGAATTTAGAGTACATAATGAATCAGAATTAATAGGCATTCCACTAAAAGAACTGCAACTTAAGGATAATCTGTTGTTGGCATGCATTAATCGGCGGGGAAGAATTATTACTCCGGGCGGACAAGATACCATTGAGGTTGGAGATACGGTAATTGTAGTAACAACAAACCGTGGTTTCCATGACTTAAAGGATATTTTAAAATAGTCCGGGAAGGAATGGAGTAGAGGAATGAATTATTCAATTATCAGATATATTCTTTGCCGGGTGTTAGAATTTCAGGCATTGTTCTTATTGCTACCCTGTATTGTAGCAGTGTGCTACGGGGAAAAACAGGGATGGATATATCTTATGGTGGCAGCCGGATGTTTTTTGATTGGTGGATTGGGAAAACTGAAAAAGCCAAAAAGTACGGTCTTCTATGCACGAGAAGGTTTTGTAACAGTTTCATTAAGCTGGATTGTAATGAGTATTGTCGGTGCGTTACCTTTTTATTTCACAGGTGAATTTGCTACATATACAGATGCGCTATTTGAAACCATTTCAGGTTTTACTACAACGGGAGCAAGTATATTGAATGATGTAGAGGCGTTATCCCGGTGTACCCTGTTTTGGAGAAGTTTCACCCATTGGATTGGCGGCATGGGAGTGTTGGTTCTGATACTAGCGGTACTGCCTCTTGCCGGTGGCTACAATATGTACCTGATGCGTGCGGAAAGTCCGGGCCCAACAGTAGGAAAGCTGGTTCCGCGGGTTCGTCATACAGCAAGAATTTTGTATGAGATGTATGTTTTAATAACAATCGTTGAGATTATCACATTATTGATAGCAGGTATGCCCGTATTTGATTCTCTGACACTTTCCTTTGGTACGGCAGGTACTGGAGGATTTGGTCTGCTGAATACAGGAGCTGCAGAATATACCGCAACAGTACAGATTATTCTTACAGTATTTATGATACTCTTCGGTATTAATTTTAACGTATATTTTCTGATAAGAGCACGCAAGGGAAAGGCAGCATTCAAATGTGAAGAGATGCGATATTATCTCGGCATAATTGCAGTAGCTATTATTTTTATTACAATAAATGTAAAGGATCTTTTTGGAAATGTTTTGGAAGCGTTACGTCATGTGGCGTTCCAGGTAGCATCTATTATTACAACTACAGGATTTTCTACTACGGACTTTGATAAGTGGCCGGAATTTTCGAAGTTTATTCTGGTAGCCTTGATGTTTGTAGGAGCTTGCGCCGGAAGTACCGGTGGTGGAATCAAGGTATCCCGTGTGCTGATTATGGCAAAGCTTGCAAAAAATGAATTTTCTTATTTGATTCATCCGAAACGGGTGCGTCAGGTTTGCCTGGAAAAGCGTGTGATAACGAAGGAAACATTACGTTCCGTTTCCGTATTTTTTATTACATATGCAATGATTTATGCAGTTTCCGTATTGTTGATTTCGCTGGATAATCTGGATTTTACTACAAATTTTACAGCGGTAGCAGCTACTTTAAATAATATTGGACCGGGACTTGGAATGGTAGGACCAACTTCTAACTTTTCCGTATATTCAGACCCTGCAAAATATGTATTGATGTTTGATATGCTGGCAGGTCGTCTGGAATTATTCCCGATGCTGTTGTTATTTGCACCATCAACCTGGAAACGCAATTAAAAGAAGGAAGTGTTGTGATATGCGTCAGATGGAATTTAAAATGGAACGGACAGGCCTTTTAAAAGAGGGAGATATTTTACCTGTAACAGAGGGAAAACTGCCTACCTCTTATTATTATACTTTGGGAAAAGCATATGCCATGTCTGCGAATTATACTTTTAGTGAGAGACTTAAATCCAGAGAAGGAAAAGTAGTAAGTGTACATGAGACTCCAAAGGGCTTTTTTGTGACAGTAGAGTTTGACGAATAGGAAGGAACATATGGAAACAAGAGTTGCAATTATCGGAATTATTGTGGAAGAGGAATCCTCGGTAGATGAATTGAACCGGATTTTGCACGAATATGGAAAGTATATTATCGGCAGAATGGGAATCCCCTATCATAAAAAAGAAATTAATATTATCAGTATTGCAGTAGATGCGCCGCAGGATGTGATTAGTGCGCTTTCGGGAAAACTTGGAAAGTTACCGGGAGTCAGCAGTAAAACGGCGTATGCTAAGGTATAGGAGGAAACAATGGGATTAAACAGTACACCATCTGCAGACCGGGTACATATTGGTTTTTTTGGAAGAAGAAATGCAGGAAAGTCTAGTGTGGTCAATGCAGTGACGGGACAGGAACTGGCAGTGGTCTCTGAGGTAAAGGGAACCACGACCGATCCGGTGCAAAAGGCAATGGAGTTATTGCCAATTGGACCGGTAGTGATTATTGATACACCGGGAATTGACGATGAAGGCAGTCTGGGAGAACTTCGTGTCAGAAAAACGAAGCAGATTTTGAATAAAACAGATGTAGCTGTTTTGGTGGTAGATAAAACAGTAGGAATTACATCGGTAGAAGAGGAACTTATCGCAATTTTTCGGGAAAAAAAGATTCCCTATGTGATTGTTTTCAATAAACAGGATTTACGGGAAGGTAGTGTTCCCGATGAGGAATACTACATAGCGGTTAGCGCAAAAACAGGATTTCAGATAGAAGAGTTAAAAGAAAAGATAGGGAAACTTGCAGTGACGGAGGAGCCTAAACTTAAGATTGTGGGAGACATTATAAGTCCTTCCGATTTTGTTGTGTTAGTAGTACCTATCGATAAGGCAGCGCCGAAGGGCAGATTGATTCTTCCCCAACAGCAGACCATTCGTGATATCTTAGAGTCCGACGCAACTGCTATTGTGGTAAAGGAATACGAGCTTCGTGAGACCTTAGCACAATTAGGGAAAAAACCATCGTTGGTAATTACAGATAGTCAGGTGTTTGCGAAAGTCAGTGCAGATACGCCAAAAGATATTCCGCTTACTTCGTTTTCTATTTTATTTGCTAGATATAAGGGAAATCTTCAAACTGTGGTGCAAGGGGCGGCAGCCATTGAAACATTACAGGATGGCGATAAAGTGTTAATATCTGAGGGCTGTACCCATCACCGTCAATGTGATGATATTGGTTCCGTAAAGATTCCGAGATGGTTGAAGAATTATACAGGAAAAGAACTTCAGATAGAGTTGAGTTCCGGAACAGAGTTCCCGGAGGATTTATCGGAATATAAACTGATTATTCATTGTGGAGGATGTATGCTCAATGAACGGGAAATGAAGTATCGGTTGAAATGTGCCCAAGACCAGGATATACCGATTACCAATTATGGCATTGCCATTGCGTATATGCAAGGAATCTTAAAACGAAGCGTTGAGATATTTCCGCATATTCTGGCAGAATTGCCGGAAGAATAGAGGGCAGTGGAAATGGAGAAATTGTACGGAGAACAGACAAAACTGGCAGAAGAGAATTTTCGATTAGGAGCAAGAAAAGTCAATAAAGAATTGATTTATGCTATGGTAGAGGTGAAAAAAGCTGCTTCTATGACCTATCAGAAGTTATTGCCGGAGAAAAAAGAGTTGTATCAGGCCATGGAAACGGCATGTGACCTGGTGCTACAAGGAATAAAAAATGGACAGATAGAAGGAGTTCCTTATGCAGACGTTTTTGTTACAGATGCGTTACAGGGCGGAGCAGGAACTTCTACTCATATGAATGTGAATGAGGTGCTGGCAACTTTGACACAGAAAGAATTGTGTAAGTTGCATGGTGTAAGCGAACCGGGAGCGTCAGAGCAGGTGCATCCACTGGATGATGTGAACAGAGGCCAGTCCACCAATGACGTATATCCTACAGCACTTCGCATTGCGGCGATTCAGAAACTGCGGGAACTGAGTGAGGAATGCGCTAAACTTCAGACAGCATTACAGGAAAAAGAAAACCAGTATGATGGTGTGAAGAAGTTAGGGCGGACAGAATTGATGGATGCAGTGCCCATTACCTTGGGAATGGAGTTTGGTTCTTATGCCCAGTCAGTGGCAAGAGACCGTTGGAGACTCTATAAGGTGGAAGAACGTCTGCGGCAGACCAATCTGGGAGGAACAGCGGTAGGAACCGGTATCGGAAGCGACCATAAGTATCAGGCGCTGGTAATTGAATATTTGCGGGATATTACCGGAATCGGATTGGCGCGGTCGGAATATCCTATGGATATGACTCAGAATCAGGATGTATTTGTGGAAGTGTCCGGTTTGCTAAAGGCATTGGCAGTAAACTTGATGAAGATAGCAAACGACTTGCGCTTGATGAACAGTGGTCCGGATGGAGGATTTGGAGAAATACGCCTGGCAAAAATGCAGGCAGGAAGTACCATTATGCCGGGGAAGGTAAATCCGGTGATGACAGAGATGACCATGCAGGTTTCTATGAAAGTAATGGCAAATGACAGTGCCATTACCATGGCAGCAGCCCATGGGGAATTTGAACTGAATGCCTTTTTGCCGCTAATAGCAGATTGTTTGCTAGAAAGCTTGGAATTATTGACGAGTACAGTTCGGCTGTTTCGCGAGAAGTGTGTAAAAACGCTGGAGGCGCGGGAGGAACGCTGTAAGCGACTATTAGAAGGCTCCAATGCCTTTTTTACAGAATATACAAAAGAATTAGGTTACGATAAAGTAGCTAAGATGATTGAGGAGAAAATGTTATGGAAAAATTAGTACCAAAGCTGTTTACGACAATGAAAAATTACAGCAAAGAACAATTTGTAAAAGACGTAATTGCAGGAATTATTGTGGCAATCATTGCATTGCCATTATCGATTGCGTTGGCACTGGCATCCGGTGTGACACCGGAAAAGGGAATCTACACTGCGATTACAGCAGGTTTTGTAATTTCCTTTTTAGGAGGTTCCAGAGTTCAGATTGCAGGACCGACAGCGGCATTTGCAACGATTGTAGCAGGAATTGTGGCGAAAAACGGAATGGAAGGACTGATTGTAGCTACCGTTATGGCGGGTATTATCTTGATTCTCATGGGGCTATTACGTCTTGGAAATCTTATTAAATTCATTCCGTATACCATTACAACAGGTTTTACCAGCGGAATTGCAGTGACGATTCTAGTTGGGCAGATTAAGGATTTTTTAGGACTTACAGTAGTAACAAAAGAACCATTAATTGCCACAACTGATAAATTAAAAGCAGTATTTCAGTTTATTGATACCTTTAATTGGCAGGCTTTTTTGGTGGGAATGGTCTGTCTTGCAATTTTGATTTTCTGGCCGTATCTGCCGGGATTCTTCAAGAAGATTCCACCATCTTTAATTGCCGTTTTAGTAGGAATTGGTATGGTAAGCGGATTAGATATGAAGGTAAATACCATTGGTGATTTGTATGAAATATCCAGTAAACTTCCGGCATTTTCTGTACCATCATTCTCCTTTGGAATGGTACAAGAGGTACTTCCGGATGCATTTACTATTGCAATTTTAGCAGCAATTGAGTCTTTGTTGTCTTGCGTGGTAGCAGACAGTATGGTAAATGGACGTCATCGTTCCAACATGGAATTGATTGCACAGGGAGCAGGAAACATTACATCTGCACTGTTTGGTGGAATCCCGGCAACCGGAGCAATTGCCAGAACAGCAGCCAATGTAAAAAATGGTGGACGTACTCCGGTAGCAGGAATGGTGCATGCAGTAACATTATTATTGATTTTGGTAGTGTTAATGCCATATGCAGCGTTGATTCCAATGCCTGCAATAGCAGCAATTTTATTTATGGTAGCTTATAACATGAGTGAATGGAGAAAGTTCCTTCATTTGTTAAAAACTTCTCCAAAGAGCGATATTATCGTATTGGTTTCTACTTTTATATTGACTGTAGTATTCGATTTAGTAGTAGCGATTGAAGTTGGTATCGTATTGGCAGCTATGCTTTTCATGAAACGTATGAGCGACGAAACGGAAGTAGAAGGATGGAAATATGTGGATGAGGAAGATGATACCGATCCGGATAGTATTTCCTTAAGAGTTGTTCCGAAAGGAACTCTGGTATATGAAATCAGCGGACCACTTTTCTTCGGTGCTGCAGATAAGATTTTGAAGATTTCTTTAGAAGAAGCAGATCAGTGTCTGGTGCTTCGTATGCGAAGTGTAAATGCAATTGATGCAACAGCGATGCATTCTCTGGAGGAATTGTATGAACAGTGTAAGAAAAAGAATATTACATTAGTATTTTCTCATGTAAATGAGCAGCCAATGAAGGTAATGGAAAAGAGCAATTTTGTAGAACTGCTAGGAAGAGAAAACTTCTGTGTACATATTGATGATGCGTTAGAGCGTGCAAAGAAAGTGTGTGAAGGACAGGATTAAGTTTGATATAGGTGGAGGGGAAAAAGCATGGCAGAGCACATTCTGGTAGTAGATGATGAAAAAGAAGTAGCAGACTTATTGGAATTGTATTTATCCAATGAAGGATTTAAGGTTCATAAATTTTATAATGGAACAGACGCCTTGAAATGCGTAGAACAGCAAGAAATAGAACTGGCACTTTTAGACATTATGTTACCGGATATGGATGGATTTAAGCTTTGTCGTGAGATACGAAAAAATTATTTTTTCCCCATTATTATGTTGACTGCCAAAGTGGAGGATGTAGATAAAATCAATGGTCTGATGCAAGGGGCAGATGATTACATTACAAAACCGTTTAATCCATTAGAGGTAGTTGCGCGAGTGAAGACACAGTTACGGCGTTATCATAGCTATAATCAAGCAGGGGTAATGAAGGAAGAACTGGATATTCGCGGACTTATTATCAATAAAAGAACACATCAGTGTAGCCTGTATGGAAGGGAATTGGAACTGACACCCAGGGAGTTTTCTATTCTCTGGTATCTGTGTGAACATCAGGGACAGGTGGTTGCTTCCGAGGAACTTTTTGAAGCAGTATGGAAGGAAAAGTATCTAGATAGTAATAATACGGTAATGGCGCATGTGGGACGCATAAGAGAGAAAATGCAAGAGTCCTATCAGAACCATAAGTTTATAAAAACGGTTTGGGGGGTAGGTTATACCATTGAAAAATAAAGTGGATATCAAAAGAACAATCCTGAGCCGTTTTTTTGGAAAAATGTTTCGGGCAGGAGTTATCTATATTCTTGTGTTAATTGTAGGTCTATTTTGGGCAAAGTCCATGCTGGAAAGGCGCACCTGGCAGACGTGGGATACCTTTTATTGGCAGCTTCACTGGATACAGGACAATCAGGTGGTCTGTGTGGTGCTGCTGTTTCTGGCTGGGATTTTGCTTCTTGGAATTTTTTACTGGATTCGTCTGTTGAATTACTTTCAAAAGGTTATGGATGCAATGGAACAGATTCCTGCAGGAGAAAGTCAGATACATCTGCCGAAGGATTTAATAGAGGTAGAGTATTATATGAACCGGATTATAGGTGATATCCGGCGGAATGAGCAATTGGCACGGGAGGCAGAGCAACGAAAAAATGATCTTGTGGTATATCTCGCTCATGATTTGAAAACACCACTTACGTCTGTTATCGGTTACTTGACGTTACTGACGGAGGAACGACAGATTTCACCGGAACTACAAGAAAAATATTTGTCTATTTCATTGGAAAAAGCAGAACGCTTAGAAGAACTGATAAATGAATTTTTTGAAATTACCAGATTCAACCTGACACATTTGGAATTGGAGAAAACCAGTGTTTCCCTAAAAATGATGTTGGAGCAAATCGTATATGAGTTTCAGCCTATGTTGGCAGAAAAACAATTGACCTGTGAATTGGTAGTGGAGCCGGCTGATATGAAGTTTTTGTGTGATTCAGATAAGATGCAGCGGGTATTTGACAACCTTCTTCGTAATGCTGTATTTTACAGTGAAGAAAAAAGCGTTATTCATATTAAGGCAACACGACAGGATGAAAAAATCAAGATTCAGGTGAAGAATACCGGAACGGAGATTCCAAAAGAAAAACTGGAACGTATTTTTGAACAGTTTTTTCGGGTGGATAAAGCAAGAAGCAGTAGAGGTGGCGGAGCCGGTCTGGGACTTGCTATTGCAAAAGAAATTGTGGAGTTGCACCAGGGAAAAATATGGGCGGAGAGCCAACAGGGAAAGACATGCTTTTTTATAGAATTATATTCATAAAAACTTAAGAATTCTGCGAGAAAAAGCAGAAAAACAAAAATACTTCTTTTCTTATAATTAGTTCATAAAAGGTGAACAGTAAATAGGAAAGGAAGTATTTTTATGTCAACAACAAATCGTGTCTATCATACAGGAAGAAATAGTACAGCAGTTCGGAAAAGAAGGAGACGTAGACAGAGAATTCGCCGACTAAAACAAACGGTAGTGTGTATTGGAACAGTTTTTCTGATATGTGGTGGGATTATTTTGTTTGGGACAGACCGAATACAGGGGGTATGGAGAGGAGAAGAGGCACAGGCAAAGGAATTTTTGGAAAACCAGCAGAAAGAGGATTATCCACAAGAACTGTTAGAATTGTTGGAAAAGAATTCGGAAACCTATGATTTTGTAACCAGTTATCCGGAAAGAGATAAGTATATGGGAAAAGAGATTGATTTGACAGGTGAGATAAAGTCTGGAGAAGTGCCGTTGTTCTTGCAGTGGGACAGAAGATGGGGATATGATGACTATGGAAGTGAAATGATTGCACTGGCAGGATGTGGGCCTACCTGTATGTCAATGGCTTATACCTATCTTACGGGCGAAACTGATATGAACCCAAGAGAGATGGCAGAATTTGCAGAGGAAAATGGTTACAACACAGAGGCAGGGACAAGTTGGAGTTTTTTTACGGATGGTGCAGAGCAATTGGGGTTAAAAGGTGCAGAAATCGGGCTTGATGAAGCAAAGATGAAGGAAGTGTTGGATGAAGGAAAAGTGATTATTTGCAGTATGCGTCCGGGAGATTTTACTACCACAGGACATTTCATCTTGATTCGAGAATATGATAGAAAAGGTTTTCTGGTAAACGACCCCAATAGTAAAGAAAGAAGTAAACAGCACTGGGAATACGACGTTTTGTACTCGCAAATTAAATGTTTGTGGTCAATTGGGGGATAGGTGTGCTATACTGCATAGAGGATATCTTTGTTTGGAGGAAAAGTATGCAGTACAAAGCAGTAATTTTTGATTTTGATTATACATTGGGAGATTCTACGAACGGAATCATATTAAGCGCCAATTATGCACTGGAAAAAATGGGATATAAGCAGGCCGAAAGAGAAAGAATCCGTAAGACCATAGGGCTTTCACTGCCGGAAACTTATGTTGCATTGACCGGAGATAAGAAGCCGGAGAAGGGAGAAGAATTTCGTTCCTATTTCGTAGAAAAAGCAGACGAGATAATGACGGATAATTCCGAATTGTATCCGGATGCGAAAAAAGTTCTGGATTTTTTAAAACAAAATGGTATCAAGGTTGCGGTTGTAACCACCAAGTTTGATTACCGAATTGAAGGAATATTAGAAAAATGTCATGCAAAAGAATATGTAGAAATGATTGTAGGAGGCAATAATGTAGCAAATCCAAAGCCGGACCCGGAAGGCGTTCTTAAGGTGTTAAAGGAATGGAATTTGGACAAGTCGGAAGTGCTCTATGTGGGAGATAGTTTGGTGGATGCCAAGACGGCGGAGTGTGCGGGAGTTCCTTTTGCTGGTGTTACCACAGGAACTACAACAGTAGAAGATTTTAGGGATTATAATAGTATAGGGATATTTCAGAATCTTTCAGAATTAAAGTTTTAAGAGGCAAAGAAATGTATTTGATGATTGATAACTACGACTCGTATGTCTACAATCAGGTTTCCTATATGGAAGAATTAAATATGCAGACGCAAGTGGTTCGAAATGACAAAATTGATTGGGAAAAAATCAAGAGCGGAATAGACAAAAAAAGGTTAAAAGGTATTGTCATATCTCCGGGACCGAAACATCCCAGGGATTTTTCTTATTTGAAAGAAATGATTGAAAAAACTGCTGGTGAGATTCCGATTCTTGGAGTATGTTTGGGACATCAGATGATAGCAGATGTTTTCGGCGCTAAGGTGGATAGAGGAGAACGCCCAATGCATGGGAAAATTAGTAAGATAAAGCATTGCGGTAAGCATATCTTTAAAAATCTTCCGGAAACTTTTGGGGTTACCAGATATCATTCCTTGGTGGTGAGTGAACAAGATTTTCCCAAGGATTTGATGATTGATGCGAGAAGTGAGGATGGTGCCATTATGGGAATTAGTCATAAAAAATACCCCATTTATGGAATTCAATTTCATCCGGAGGCAGTGCTTACAGAATATGGGCATGAACTTTTAGAAAATTTTAAAGGAATATGTGAGGAACGAAGTAGATGTCAGCATATGTAAAAAAGTCCGATATTTTTGTATCTAGCCAGAAGTTGTTTGATGTGTTGTTCAGAGAAGAAGGAGCAGCGTTTTTAGATTCCTCTCTGGTGAATGAATTGGGACAATATTCTATGATTGCCATTCATCCATATTT is a window from the Roseburia sp. 499 genome containing:
- the hydF gene encoding [FeFe] hydrogenase H-cluster maturation GTPase HydF; the encoded protein is MGLNSTPSADRVHIGFFGRRNAGKSSVVNAVTGQELAVVSEVKGTTTDPVQKAMELLPIGPVVIIDTPGIDDEGSLGELRVRKTKQILNKTDVAVLVVDKTVGITSVEEELIAIFREKKIPYVIVFNKQDLREGSVPDEEYYIAVSAKTGFQIEELKEKIGKLAVTEEPKLKIVGDIISPSDFVVLVVPIDKAAPKGRLILPQQQTIRDILESDATAIVVKEYELRETLAQLGKKPSLVITDSQVFAKVSADTPKDIPLTSFSILFARYKGNLQTVVQGAAAIETLQDGDKVLISEGCTHHRQCDDIGSVKIPRWLKNYTGKELQIELSSGTEFPEDLSEYKLIIHCGGCMLNEREMKYRLKCAQDQDIPITNYGIAIAYMQGILKRSVEIFPHILAELPEE
- the trkA gene encoding Trk system potassium transporter TrkA, translating into MQIIIVGCGNVGTTLTEQLSKEGHNITVVDTNAAKVEDIANRYDVMGIVGNGASFLIQNEAGINEADLMIAVTTSDELNLLCCLIAKKAGDCHTIARVRNPIYNKEIAFIKEELGLSMVINPEQAAANEIARLLKFPSAIKVDTFAKGKVELLKCKLGEDSPLVGRPLTDISAKLHCDVLICTVERGDEAFIPSGNFELQAKDVISVVASPKKANEFFKKIGMTTNRIKNCMIVGGGETTYYLAQQLLPMGIEVKIIEQNKERCNELSELLPQAMIICGDGTERNLLHEEGIEKTQAFVAWTNLDEENIMLTLFAKSISKAKNVTKVHRIEYDEIIEGLDLGSVLYPKNITAEYIIQYVRAMQNSIGSNIETLYQLIENKVEALEFRVHNESELIGIPLKELQLKDNLLLACINRRGRIITPGGQDTIEVGDTVIVVTTNRGFHDLKDILK
- a CDS encoding TrkH family potassium uptake protein, with translation MNYSIIRYILCRVLEFQALFLLLPCIVAVCYGEKQGWIYLMVAAGCFLIGGLGKLKKPKSTVFYAREGFVTVSLSWIVMSIVGALPFYFTGEFATYTDALFETISGFTTTGASILNDVEALSRCTLFWRSFTHWIGGMGVLVLILAVLPLAGGYNMYLMRAESPGPTVGKLVPRVRHTARILYEMYVLITIVEIITLLIAGMPVFDSLTLSFGTAGTGGFGLLNTGAAEYTATVQIILTVFMILFGINFNVYFLIRARKGKAAFKCEEMRYYLGIIAVAIIFITINVKDLFGNVLEALRHVAFQVASIITTTGFSTTDFDKWPEFSKFILVALMFVGACAGSTGGGIKVSRVLIMAKLAKNEFSYLIHPKRVRQVCLEKRVITKETLRSVSVFFITYAMIYAVSVLLISLDNLDFTTNFTAVAATLNNIGPGLGMVGPTSNFSVYSDPAKYVLMFDMLAGRLELFPMLLLFAPSTWKRN
- a CDS encoding lyase family protein → MEKLYGEQTKLAEENFRLGARKVNKELIYAMVEVKKAASMTYQKLLPEKKELYQAMETACDLVLQGIKNGQIEGVPYADVFVTDALQGGAGTSTHMNVNEVLATLTQKELCKLHGVSEPGASEQVHPLDDVNRGQSTNDVYPTALRIAAIQKLRELSEECAKLQTALQEKENQYDGVKKLGRTELMDAVPITLGMEFGSYAQSVARDRWRLYKVEERLRQTNLGGTAVGTGIGSDHKYQALVIEYLRDITGIGLARSEYPMDMTQNQDVFVEVSGLLKALAVNLMKIANDLRLMNSGPDGGFGEIRLAKMQAGSTIMPGKVNPVMTEMTMQVSMKVMANDSAITMAAAHGEFELNAFLPLIADCLLESLELLTSTVRLFREKCVKTLEAREERCKRLLEGSNAFFTEYTKELGYDKVAKMIEEKMLWKN
- a CDS encoding SulP family inorganic anion transporter, which encodes MEKLVPKLFTTMKNYSKEQFVKDVIAGIIVAIIALPLSIALALASGVTPEKGIYTAITAGFVISFLGGSRVQIAGPTAAFATIVAGIVAKNGMEGLIVATVMAGIILILMGLLRLGNLIKFIPYTITTGFTSGIAVTILVGQIKDFLGLTVVTKEPLIATTDKLKAVFQFIDTFNWQAFLVGMVCLAILIFWPYLPGFFKKIPPSLIAVLVGIGMVSGLDMKVNTIGDLYEISSKLPAFSVPSFSFGMVQEVLPDAFTIAILAAIESLLSCVVADSMVNGRHRSNMELIAQGAGNITSALFGGIPATGAIARTAANVKNGGRTPVAGMVHAVTLLLILVVLMPYAALIPMPAIAAILFMVAYNMSEWRKFLHLLKTSPKSDIIVLVSTFILTVVFDLVVAIEVGIVLAAMLFMKRMSDETEVEGWKYVDEEDDTDPDSISLRVVPKGTLVYEISGPLFFGAADKILKISLEEADQCLVLRMRSVNAIDATAMHSLEELYEQCKKKNITLVFSHVNEQPMKVMEKSNFVELLGRENFCVHIDDALERAKKVCEGQD
- a CDS encoding DegV family protein, producing the protein MAYQIITDGSCDLGVDIPRENGIRVVPFYVTFDGQNYKKEIEEVGVRTFYQEMVDHQNVFPKSSLPSVQDYAEVFEEYAKEGLDIICLCITTKFSGSYNSAKTAAEITNENYPDIRIEVIDTTVNTVLQGILVLEAVRMKKNGLTFEESIEQINRIKSTGRIIFTVGNYEYLMHGGRIGKLMGTAASTLGIKPLIMLREGEIFPTGITRNRTKAKKRLIEQTKEYFEKIQESPDDYQIVVGYGYDREEAVEFRDALLASLKTYSNINDIDIYQIGATIGVHTGPYPIGLGLIRKYDR
- a CDS encoding TM1266 family iron-only hydrogenase system putative regulator; the encoded protein is METRVAIIGIIVEEESSVDELNRILHEYGKYIIGRMGIPYHKKEINIISIAVDAPQDVISALSGKLGKLPGVSSKTAYAKV